The following coding sequences lie in one Arthrobacter sp. PGP41 genomic window:
- a CDS encoding biotin transporter BioY, with product MSNTDTAVSNTVKTKRHRWNATDLGLIAVFAALVAVAALVPGLAVNGFGVPITFQTLAVMLTGLILGPGRGFAAVGLYALLGLAGLPIFSQGRSGLGILAGPSAGYIIAFPIAALVVGWLATLVIRRTAKVRALWLFLAAMATSVVVVHSLGVAGIALNTKATLAQAFVSDLVFYPGDIIKNILAAIIAVALHRAFPDILVRRVRRGTVQTTKA from the coding sequence ATGAGCAACACCGACACTGCCGTCAGCAATACCGTCAAGACCAAGCGCCACCGCTGGAACGCCACCGACCTGGGCCTGATCGCCGTCTTCGCCGCCCTCGTCGCCGTCGCGGCCCTGGTCCCCGGGCTGGCCGTGAACGGCTTCGGCGTCCCCATCACCTTCCAGACCCTTGCCGTGATGCTCACCGGCCTGATACTCGGCCCCGGCAGGGGCTTCGCCGCCGTCGGCCTGTACGCCCTGCTGGGCCTTGCCGGCCTTCCGATCTTCAGCCAGGGCCGCAGCGGACTGGGGATCCTCGCCGGTCCTTCCGCCGGCTACATCATCGCCTTCCCCATCGCAGCCCTGGTGGTGGGCTGGCTCGCCACCTTGGTGATCCGCCGTACCGCCAAGGTCCGTGCCCTCTGGCTCTTCCTGGCCGCCATGGCCACCAGCGTGGTGGTGGTGCACTCGCTCGGCGTCGCAGGCATCGCCCTCAACACCAAAGCAACCCTGGCGCAGGCATTCGTGAGCGACCTGGTCTTCTATCCCGGAGACATCATCAAGAACATCCTCGCCGCCATCATCGCCGTCGCCCTCCACCGCGCATTCCCGGACATCCTGGTCCGCCGCGTC
- a CDS encoding phytase, whose translation MAHSVAARRTLAAGGSLRHAPTLLRILLVAVLAAALAGLNILNAPQAQAADVLVTPSAETTPVPSSSDAADDTAIWIHPTDPSQSVVIGTDKLSTGGVGVYDLSGRQLHFYLHGSMNNVDLRYNFPLGSERIALVGVTERNVESTGVRFYRVNVADRSLAEVGRISTPGRPRGFGMYHSPVSGKYYAFVHDFNTNVITQFELDGSNGSVRGTAVRSFDNGDSSEGISADDELQRLYVSEEKVGLWRYGAEPGDGSTRSLVDRTVATGGRIVENVKNSAIYYGRQGTGYLIVSSQGGSNFVIYNRGDNAFVGSFKITDGGGVDGVNGQDGIDVNNFPLGPSYPAGLFTSQDHNNTNAGNGNSGNQNHKLVSWQRIADAFSPRLLVDTTFDPRQIGAEGGGGDPGPDTTPPDTSITDGPSGTSASTSAEFTFTATEPGTFECALDGGAFEGCASPKRYADLAAGSHVFTVRATDAAGNADPTPAERTWLIDTSAPQTQILTTTADAYVSSGGSTTTYGTAAKLAVDNSPVENAYLKFDLSALAGKTIVSAKLQLRATTSGSVGTQNVRLVTDDTWTESGLTYSTRPALGTSVLGSLGPVSSNTSYEVPLTPSALQGELGGILSLGINTTSNDGADFGSRETTTPPKLVLQLGSGTGTPPEDTTAPTVTSVTPAENAADAAVTGNVTATFSEAMDSTTVNNTTFTLAEGTSSTPVDAVVNLSNNTATLDPSANLKPGAQYTARVTGAKDSAGNSVVAKTWTFTTAAASTPPETVTLTATADAYVSSGAATTTYGTAAKLAVDNSPVENAYLKFDLSALAGKTIVSAKLQLRATTSGSVGTQNVRLVADDTWTESGLTYSTRPALGTSVLGSLGPVSSNTSYEVPLTASALQGELGGILSLGMNATSSDGADFGSRETTTPPKLVLQLQ comes from the coding sequence ATGGCTCACTCGGTTGCTGCTCGACGCACGCTGGCCGCTGGCGGATCCTTGCGCCACGCTCCCACGCTGCTCCGGATCCTGCTTGTCGCGGTTTTAGCTGCCGCCCTCGCAGGCCTCAACATACTCAACGCCCCGCAAGCGCAAGCGGCGGACGTCCTCGTGACTCCGTCGGCAGAGACAACACCCGTTCCAAGCTCCAGTGACGCGGCAGACGACACCGCGATCTGGATACACCCCACGGATCCGTCGCAGAGCGTGGTGATCGGTACAGACAAATTAAGTACCGGAGGAGTGGGGGTCTACGACCTGTCCGGGCGCCAGCTGCATTTCTACCTGCACGGCAGTATGAACAACGTTGATCTCCGGTACAACTTTCCGCTGGGCAGCGAGCGCATCGCCCTCGTCGGTGTGACGGAGAGGAATGTGGAGTCGACCGGCGTTCGCTTCTACAGGGTGAACGTCGCTGATCGGTCCCTGGCAGAGGTGGGGCGCATCAGCACCCCAGGCAGGCCCCGCGGCTTCGGAATGTATCACTCCCCGGTGTCGGGGAAGTATTACGCCTTTGTGCATGATTTCAATACGAATGTGATTACCCAGTTCGAGTTGGACGGTTCCAACGGCTCGGTTCGCGGGACAGCCGTGCGTTCTTTCGACAACGGCGACAGCTCCGAGGGCATTTCGGCGGATGATGAGCTGCAACGTCTATATGTGTCCGAGGAGAAAGTCGGCCTGTGGCGGTACGGAGCTGAGCCGGGAGACGGTTCAACCCGGTCACTCGTGGACCGCACCGTGGCAACCGGTGGACGAATAGTGGAGAACGTCAAGAACTCCGCCATTTACTATGGGCGCCAGGGGACCGGTTACCTGATTGTGTCGAGCCAGGGTGGATCCAACTTCGTCATCTACAACCGGGGAGACAACGCCTTCGTTGGCTCCTTCAAGATCACCGATGGCGGCGGCGTCGACGGTGTGAATGGTCAAGACGGGATTGATGTCAACAATTTCCCCCTCGGACCTTCCTATCCCGCCGGCCTTTTCACCAGCCAAGACCACAACAACACCAATGCAGGCAACGGCAACAGCGGTAACCAGAATCACAAGCTTGTTTCCTGGCAGCGCATTGCCGATGCTTTCAGCCCCCGGCTGCTAGTGGACACCACTTTTGACCCGCGTCAAATAGGAGCAGAGGGCGGAGGGGGAGACCCCGGACCCGACACCACGCCGCCAGATACCTCGATTACAGATGGTCCATCAGGGACCAGCGCCAGCACCTCGGCCGAGTTCACCTTCACTGCCACGGAGCCCGGGACTTTCGAGTGTGCCTTGGATGGGGGTGCCTTCGAAGGATGTGCCTCGCCGAAGAGGTACGCTGATCTCGCAGCTGGCTCGCACGTCTTCACGGTGCGGGCCACCGACGCGGCCGGCAACGCGGACCCGACTCCCGCGGAGCGTACTTGGCTGATCGACACCTCGGCGCCGCAAACGCAGATCTTGACCACCACAGCGGACGCTTATGTTTCCAGCGGGGGGTCGACGACGACTTACGGCACGGCGGCGAAGCTCGCGGTGGACAACAGCCCGGTGGAGAATGCCTACCTGAAGTTCGATTTGTCGGCACTCGCAGGAAAGACGATCGTGAGCGCGAAGCTCCAGCTGCGGGCGACGACCAGCGGCTCAGTGGGTACGCAGAACGTCAGGCTGGTTACGGACGACACCTGGACTGAGAGCGGCCTCACGTACAGCACACGGCCGGCCCTGGGCACCAGCGTCCTGGGCAGCCTCGGACCCGTCTCGTCGAACACCAGTTATGAAGTGCCACTGACTCCGTCAGCTCTGCAGGGCGAACTTGGCGGCATCCTCTCGCTTGGCATCAACACCACCAGCAACGACGGGGCCGACTTCGGCTCAAGGGAGACAACCACCCCGCCAAAGCTGGTCCTCCAGCTGGGATCGGGCACGGGGACGCCGCCCGAAGATACCACCGCACCCACGGTGACCTCGGTGACTCCTGCAGAAAATGCAGCAGACGCAGCGGTCACCGGAAATGTCACGGCTACGTTTTCGGAGGCCATGGACTCGACGACCGTAAACAACACGACGTTCACGCTGGCCGAGGGAACTTCAAGCACTCCCGTGGATGCGGTGGTCAACCTCAGCAACAACACCGCCACGTTGGATCCCAGCGCCAATCTCAAACCTGGTGCGCAGTACACCGCGAGGGTCACCGGAGCGAAAGATTCCGCCGGCAACAGCGTGGTGGCTAAGACGTGGACCTTCACAACGGCCGCGGCCAGTACTCCCCCGGAGACGGTCACGTTAACAGCAACAGCGGACGCTTATGTTTCCAGCGGGGCGGCGACGACGACTTACGGCACGGCCGCGAAGCTCGCGGTGGACAACAGCCCGGTGGAGAATGCGTACCTGAAGTTCGATTTGTCGGCACTCGCAGGAAAGACGATCGTGAGCGCGAAGCTCCAGCTGCGGGCGACGACCAGCGGCTCAGTGGGTACGCAGAACGTCAGGCTGGTTGCGGACGACACCTGGACTGAGAGCGGCCTCACGTACAGCACACGGCCGGCCCTGGGCACCAGCGTCCTGGGCAGCCTCGGACCCGTCTCGTCGAACACCAGTTATGAAGTGCCACTGACTGCGTCTGCTCTGCAGGGCGAGCTCGGCGGCATCCTCTCGCTTGGCATGAATGCCACCAGCAGCGACGGGGCCGATTTCGGCTCAAGGGAGACAACCACCCCGCCAAAGCTGGTGCTTCAGCTGCAATAA
- a CDS encoding CBM96 family carbohydrate-binding protein, with the protein MFAIITPTTAGAAATTTLVMDSYVRADRATSNFGTSTRLSTDGRAYIWRNSLLRFSVQVPAGEHVVSAKLRAYSETSTTSTEFVDVFTTSGGWTERGVTWNNAPARGTWLGKTGGFASGSWVEWDVTKSVNPKGGEQNFKLESNARKWIGFKSRESSNSALRPRLVVTTAPDTVTSTEAAVVHGWGASVAGDEFNYSGAPDAAKWNVYNSAGHAGNGIRSPQQVTVNGSAMVMTGTPDGTTAGMGAKFANQKYGRWEVRAAGSGDNEYHLVSILWPDSENWPCDGEIDYAETTGDWNVIQFFHHYGCSNSQTTASKPLDVTQFHNYAVDWSPRGIVGYIDGLKWFEDTDPAHQPPGPMHQTLQLDWFPDSSANGAGEMRVDWVRVYAAG; encoded by the coding sequence ATGTTCGCAATTATCACTCCGACAACCGCAGGCGCCGCAGCGACAACCACGTTGGTCATGGACTCTTACGTGCGGGCGGACAGAGCGACTTCGAATTTTGGGACCAGCACCCGTTTATCCACAGACGGCCGTGCGTATATCTGGCGGAACTCGCTCCTACGTTTCTCAGTGCAGGTTCCCGCTGGCGAGCACGTTGTTTCAGCAAAACTTCGGGCGTATTCCGAGACATCCACAACTTCCACTGAATTCGTGGATGTCTTTACTACGTCTGGCGGCTGGACCGAGAGAGGCGTCACGTGGAATAACGCACCGGCCCGAGGGACATGGCTCGGGAAAACCGGCGGATTCGCGAGCGGCTCCTGGGTTGAATGGGACGTGACGAAGAGCGTCAATCCGAAAGGCGGCGAGCAAAACTTCAAGCTGGAAAGCAACGCACGCAAGTGGATTGGATTCAAGTCAAGGGAATCGTCGAACTCTGCCCTGCGGCCAAGACTTGTGGTGACAACCGCGCCTGACACGGTGACTTCCACCGAGGCGGCCGTAGTACACGGATGGGGCGCGAGTGTGGCCGGGGACGAGTTCAATTATTCCGGCGCGCCCGATGCCGCGAAGTGGAATGTCTACAACAGTGCCGGCCACGCGGGCAACGGTATCCGGAGCCCTCAGCAGGTGACCGTGAACGGGTCCGCAATGGTCATGACTGGAACTCCGGATGGCACGACTGCCGGTATGGGCGCCAAGTTTGCAAACCAAAAGTACGGCCGGTGGGAAGTCCGGGCGGCCGGGTCCGGTGATAACGAATACCATTTGGTGTCCATCCTGTGGCCCGACAGTGAAAATTGGCCGTGTGACGGCGAGATTGACTATGCGGAGACCACCGGCGACTGGAACGTCATCCAGTTCTTCCACCACTACGGGTGCTCGAACTCACAGACCACGGCGTCCAAGCCACTGGACGTAACGCAGTTTCACAACTACGCGGTCGACTGGTCGCCGCGCGGGATCGTCGGCTATATCGATGGCTTAAAGTGGTTCGAAGACACCGACCCCGCCCATCAGCCTCCCGGACCGATGCACCAGACACTACAACTGGATTGGTTCCCTGACAGCAGTGCCAACGGAGCCGGCGAGATGCGGGTGGATTGGGTCCGCGTGTACGCGGCAGGGTGA
- a CDS encoding ABC-F family ATP-binding cassette domain-containing protein, with protein MITVQDLELRAGARLLMDQVSFRIDKGDKIGLVGRNGAGKTTLTRVLAGEGLPAAGKVTRTGEIGYLPQDPRTPDMEQLARDRILSVRGLDIAVGKLRVAHEEMASEDAAVQRKAMNRYDRLESEFLAAGGYAAEAEAAAICSNLALPDRLLNQPLKTLSGGQRRRVELARILYSDAETMLLDEPTNHLDADSIAWLRDFLKNHQGGLIVISHDTELLEATVNKVFLLDANRAQIDFYNMDWKRYLTQRETDERARKRERANAEKKAQVLFDQANKMRAKATKAVAAQNMAKRAERLLSGLEAVREQDRVAALRFPDPSPCGRTPLTAEGLSKSYGSLEIFTDVDLAIDRGSKVVILGLNGAGKTTLLRMLAGVDKPDTGDVIAGHGLKVGYYAQEHETLDVERTVLENMRSAAPDMKDAEVRGILGSFLFSGDDVDKPAGVLSGGEKTRLALATIVASSANVLLLDEPTNNLDPASRAEILGALKNYSGAVVLVSHDEGAVEALNPERVVLLPDGIEDHWNEDYLDLITLA; from the coding sequence GTGATTACTGTCCAGGACCTCGAACTGCGTGCCGGCGCCCGGCTCCTCATGGATCAGGTGAGCTTCCGCATCGACAAGGGAGACAAAATCGGGCTGGTGGGCCGAAACGGCGCCGGGAAGACGACGCTCACCCGGGTGCTCGCGGGTGAAGGCCTTCCCGCAGCGGGCAAAGTTACCCGTACCGGCGAAATCGGCTACCTTCCCCAGGATCCGCGCACGCCGGACATGGAGCAGCTCGCCCGGGACCGGATCCTGTCCGTCCGGGGCCTGGACATCGCCGTCGGCAAGCTCCGCGTAGCCCACGAAGAGATGGCCAGCGAGGACGCTGCCGTGCAGCGCAAGGCAATGAATCGCTACGACCGGCTCGAGTCCGAGTTCCTGGCCGCCGGCGGTTACGCCGCCGAAGCCGAGGCTGCAGCGATCTGCTCCAACCTCGCCCTGCCGGACCGGCTGCTGAACCAGCCTCTTAAGACGCTTTCCGGTGGCCAGCGGCGCCGCGTGGAACTGGCGCGCATCCTGTACTCGGACGCTGAGACCATGCTCCTCGACGAGCCCACGAACCACCTCGATGCGGACTCCATCGCATGGCTCCGTGACTTCCTGAAAAACCACCAGGGTGGGCTCATAGTGATCAGCCACGACACCGAACTCCTTGAAGCCACCGTTAATAAGGTGTTCCTGCTGGATGCCAACCGTGCGCAGATCGACTTCTACAACATGGACTGGAAGCGCTACCTGACGCAGCGCGAAACCGACGAACGTGCCCGCAAGCGCGAGCGGGCCAATGCTGAGAAGAAGGCCCAGGTCCTGTTCGACCAGGCCAACAAGATGAGGGCGAAGGCCACCAAGGCTGTCGCGGCCCAGAACATGGCCAAGCGCGCCGAACGCCTGTTGAGCGGCCTGGAGGCTGTCCGCGAGCAGGACCGGGTGGCAGCCCTGCGCTTCCCGGATCCCTCACCGTGCGGCCGGACCCCGCTTACCGCCGAGGGACTCAGCAAGTCCTACGGTTCGCTGGAGATCTTCACTGACGTGGACCTGGCCATCGACCGCGGCTCCAAGGTGGTCATCCTGGGCCTCAACGGCGCCGGTAAAACCACGCTGCTGCGGATGCTCGCCGGTGTGGACAAGCCCGATACCGGTGACGTGATTGCCGGGCACGGACTGAAGGTGGGCTACTACGCGCAGGAGCATGAAACCCTCGACGTCGAGCGCACCGTCCTGGAAAACATGCGTTCCGCTGCACCTGACATGAAGGACGCAGAGGTGCGCGGCATCCTGGGCTCGTTCCTGTTCTCCGGCGACGATGTCGACAAGCCCGCCGGCGTCCTCTCCGGCGGCGAAAAGACGCGCCTCGCCCTGGCCACCATCGTGGCCTCCAGCGCCAACGTGCTACTCCTCGACGAGCCGACCAACAACCTGGACCCCGCCAGCCGCGCCGAAATCCTCGGCGCCCTCAAGAACTACAGCGGAGCCGTGGTCCTGGTCAGCCACGACGAGGGGGCTGTCGAGGCCCTCAACCCAGAGCGCGTCGTCCTGCTGCCGGACGGTATCGAGGATCACTGGAACGAAGACTATTTGGACCTGATTACGCTGGCTTAG
- a CDS encoding YbaK/EbsC family protein: MTEHDGGPVVLVRAALVAAGVGDTVRTFPAGVPTASAAAEALGCDLAAITNSLIFELNEEPLLILASGAARVDTRLVAGQLGEGRIRRASPEFVLQHTGQAVGGVAPVGHPEKIRALLDSSLKKQELLWAGAGDHNSMFSITYGQLQRITGALELNVR; this comes from the coding sequence ATGACGGAGCACGACGGCGGCCCGGTGGTCCTGGTGCGCGCGGCCCTGGTGGCTGCCGGAGTTGGGGACACCGTGCGGACTTTTCCGGCGGGCGTTCCGACGGCGTCCGCGGCAGCTGAGGCGCTCGGCTGCGACCTCGCGGCGATCACGAACAGCCTGATCTTCGAGCTCAATGAGGAGCCCCTGCTGATCCTTGCCAGCGGGGCCGCACGGGTGGACACAAGGCTGGTGGCCGGGCAGCTGGGTGAAGGCAGAATCCGCCGCGCCTCCCCCGAGTTCGTTCTGCAGCATACCGGCCAGGCGGTAGGCGGAGTGGCCCCGGTGGGCCACCCGGAAAAGATCAGGGCCCTCCTGGACAGCTCCCTCAAGAAACAGGAACTCCTCTGGGCCGGAGCAGGAGACCACAACTCAATGTTCAGCATCACCTACGGGCAGTTGCAGAGAATTACCGGAGCCTTGGAGCTTAACGTCCGCTGA
- a CDS encoding SURF1 family cytochrome oxidase biogenesis protein: MYRFLFSSKWLGYLLLAAIFATACVFLGRWQMDRRAETLAEINRVVANYSAAPIPFKDAKEQFSRLDPAMEWTQVELRGTYLVDGQRVVRNRPLNGQPGYEVVVPFRLATGETVVIDRGWLPIGNRNPGSPDSVPAPPPGEVTAVVRLKHPEPELKRGAPDGQLASIDLPAYSAQLGYPLLTGAYGQLASETPPAAEMPMAFPKPSTEEGTHLSYSLQWFAFGVLMFVGFGYAARQQARNAAIDAEDDDAFADGAPRAAAGAPRRRPSPPRKRKKATSEEEEDALLDAQGY, encoded by the coding sequence ATGTACCGCTTCCTCTTTTCCAGCAAATGGCTGGGTTATCTCCTGCTGGCCGCAATCTTCGCCACCGCCTGTGTGTTCCTGGGCCGTTGGCAGATGGACCGCCGCGCCGAGACCCTCGCTGAGATCAACCGGGTGGTGGCCAATTACTCTGCGGCGCCCATTCCGTTCAAGGACGCCAAGGAACAATTCAGCCGGCTGGATCCTGCCATGGAGTGGACGCAGGTGGAGCTGCGGGGCACCTATCTTGTTGACGGCCAGCGCGTGGTCCGGAACCGTCCGCTCAATGGCCAGCCTGGCTACGAAGTGGTGGTCCCGTTCCGGCTGGCCACGGGTGAAACCGTCGTGATCGACCGTGGGTGGCTGCCCATCGGCAACAGGAATCCCGGCAGCCCCGACTCCGTACCGGCGCCCCCTCCAGGTGAGGTGACCGCCGTCGTCCGCTTGAAGCATCCCGAGCCTGAACTCAAGCGCGGCGCCCCCGACGGCCAGCTGGCGTCCATCGACCTTCCCGCCTACTCCGCCCAGCTTGGGTACCCGCTGCTGACCGGAGCCTACGGGCAGCTCGCCTCCGAGACTCCCCCGGCCGCCGAGATGCCCATGGCGTTCCCCAAGCCTTCCACAGAGGAAGGCACACACCTTTCCTACTCGCTGCAGTGGTTCGCGTTCGGCGTCCTGATGTTTGTCGGTTTCGGTTACGCGGCCCGCCAGCAGGCGCGCAACGCTGCCATTGACGCCGAGGACGACGACGCGTTTGCGGACGGCGCGCCCCGCGCGGCGGCCGGGGCACCACGCCGTCGTCCGTCACCTCCCAGGAAGCGGAAGAAGGCGACATCCGAGGAAGAGGAAGACGCACTCCTCGACGCCCAGGGGTACTGA
- a CDS encoding DUF3099 domain-containing protein, with translation MTLENHAGQSATGEPGRFSGDAEVHSITDAAAAHSEDMRQRMIKYALAMGIRMVCLILIFVVDGWFKIIAVAGAVFLPWIAVVIANGSDKAEGHSDLLLDSAPLAELESPPAPSADDEHGTEVLQGELINDDDETTTTGQERRAS, from the coding sequence GTGACCCTTGAAAACCATGCGGGACAATCCGCGACTGGAGAACCCGGCCGGTTCTCCGGCGATGCGGAAGTCCATAGCATCACGGATGCTGCGGCGGCCCATTCCGAGGATATGCGCCAGCGCATGATCAAGTACGCGCTGGCCATGGGTATCCGCATGGTGTGCCTGATCCTGATCTTCGTGGTGGACGGCTGGTTCAAGATTATCGCGGTGGCCGGAGCCGTGTTCCTGCCGTGGATTGCGGTGGTCATAGCGAACGGCAGCGACAAGGCGGAGGGGCACAGTGACCTGCTGCTGGACTCCGCCCCGCTGGCGGAACTCGAGAGTCCCCCGGCACCATCCGCCGATGACGAACACGGCACCGAGGTCCTGCAGGGCGAACTCATCAATGATGACGACGAAACAACAACAACCGGGCAGGAGCGGAGGGCATCATGA